Proteins encoded in a region of the Coprobacter tertius genome:
- a CDS encoding Crp/Fnr family transcriptional regulator: protein MVKKSTLESILQEDLSEMWALLDSEEKRSLIDNFHIQTFKKNEMIYSEGEKATQLMCLLKGKVKIFKDGVGGRSQIIRLMRPVQYFGYRAYFAREDYVTAASAFESATIGFLPMELVESLVKKNNKLAYFFIKELSVDLGVSDARTVNLTQKHIRGRLAESLLVLKENYGLEEDGATLNIYMAREDLANLSNMTTSNAIRTLSCFSNEKIIVVDGRKIKIIDEERLRKISKFG, encoded by the coding sequence ATGGTAAAGAAGAGTACGTTAGAATCTATCCTGCAAGAAGATCTTTCTGAAATGTGGGCATTACTCGACAGTGAAGAAAAAAGATCGCTTATCGACAATTTCCATATACAAACCTTCAAGAAAAACGAAATGATTTACAGTGAAGGTGAAAAAGCGACCCAACTCATGTGTCTGCTTAAGGGAAAGGTAAAAATCTTCAAAGACGGTGTAGGCGGTAGAAGCCAGATTATTAGATTAATGCGTCCTGTTCAGTATTTCGGATATCGAGCTTATTTTGCAAGAGAAGATTACGTAACGGCAGCATCGGCTTTTGAGTCGGCCACTATAGGCTTCTTACCGATGGAACTCGTTGAATCGTTAGTAAAGAAAAATAACAAACTGGCTTACTTTTTCATTAAAGAACTGTCTGTCGATTTGGGGGTATCGGATGCCCGCACTGTAAATCTCACTCAAAAACACATACGTGGAAGACTTGCTGAGTCTCTATTAGTTCTAAAAGAAAACTATGGTCTTGAAGAAGATGGAGCCACCTTGAATATTTACATGGCCCGGGAAGATCTCGCAAACTTATCTAACATGACGACTTCTAATGCTATCCGAACTCTATCTTGCTTTTCCAATGAAAAAATAATCGTAGTAGACGGCCGTAAAATAAAAATAATCGACGAAGAACGTTTACGCAAAATATCGAAATTCGGTTGA
- a CDS encoding type I phosphomannose isomerase catalytic subunit, whose product MMYPLKFDTILKSVIWGGSEICKFKNLPKCQDGIGESWEISQVKDNVSVVSDGSLKGESLTDLMSRYGDKLLGKHVVDRFGDKFPLLIKFIDARDNLSIQVHPNDELAKQRHNSFGKTEMWYVISAQEGAGLYSGFSKQIDAEEYVKRVNDNTIMDVLQFHPVKSGDVFFLPAGRVHAIGKGIFIAEIQQTSDITYRIYDYNRKDANGKGRELHTELAKDAIDYNMYSDLKTIYKPETDRAVELVSCKYFTTNLLDIDKKIKRDIADKDSFVIYICMEGETELTDNNGVKISVRRGDTVLVPASLQWVEISPEKSGKLLECYIPEI is encoded by the coding sequence ATTATGTATCCATTAAAATTCGATACCATTCTGAAAAGTGTTATTTGGGGAGGTAGTGAAATATGCAAGTTTAAGAATCTCCCTAAATGTCAGGATGGCATAGGCGAAAGTTGGGAGATATCCCAAGTAAAAGATAATGTTTCGGTTGTAAGCGATGGTTCGTTAAAAGGAGAATCCCTTACCGATTTGATGAGTCGGTATGGAGATAAGTTGTTGGGTAAACATGTTGTTGACCGTTTTGGAGATAAATTTCCTTTATTGATAAAATTTATCGATGCACGAGATAATTTGTCGATTCAGGTACATCCGAATGACGAGTTGGCTAAACAACGCCATAATTCTTTTGGAAAGACAGAAATGTGGTATGTTATATCGGCTCAGGAAGGTGCCGGTTTATATTCGGGTTTTTCGAAACAAATCGATGCTGAGGAATATGTGAAACGTGTAAATGATAATACGATCATGGATGTATTACAATTTCATCCTGTAAAGAGCGGAGACGTATTCTTCTTACCTGCAGGTCGTGTACATGCTATTGGAAAGGGTATTTTTATTGCCGAGATTCAACAAACGTCGGATATTACTTATCGTATTTACGATTATAATCGTAAAGATGCTAATGGTAAAGGTCGTGAATTGCATACAGAATTGGCTAAAGACGCGATAGATTACAATATGTATTCTGATCTGAAAACAATTTATAAGCCTGAAACCGATAGAGCCGTAGAATTAGTAAGTTGTAAATATTTTACTACGAATTTACTCGATATCGATAAAAAAATAAAGCGGGATATTGCCGATAAAGACTCGTTCGTTATTTATATTTGTATGGAAGGCGAAACGGAATTGACCGATAATAACGGTGTTAAAATATCTGTTAGGAGAGGAGATACGGTATTAGTACCGGCATCTTTACAATGGGTTGAAATTTCTCCTGAGAAATCGGGTAAATTGTTGGAATGTTATATTCCCGAAATTTAA
- a CDS encoding family 10 glycosylhydrolase has protein sequence MLKKLVFIIFLFLGIFKTFSQPKHEMRAVWFTTNWGLDWPHETVRDYISREQQKGELCRLLDCVEELNFNVVFFQTRLRGDVIYTSKNEPWNAILTGVSGKNPGYDPLEYAVRKCHERGLECHAWIVCIPIGTNKQVKLHGRNSLVARHRDWCINMKGEWYLDPGHPQVAEYLASLAADIVRRYQVDGIHLDYIRYPDQAWAFPDKNTYRKYARKGESLSQWRQNNIDRIVYTIYNAVKQVRHTVKVSAATIGKYRSLPAFPSSGWSCIESVHQDAQKWMKDGKIDFIVPMLYFSERSFYPFLDDWIKNSYGRPVVSGLGAYRLQKTEGNWKLNDFLRQIYDGRYLGASGQAFYRLESLVKNEKGIYDELYHWAYPFPALLPRMPWISDYVPDTPKGFRIESNLSFIDFKWDRTLKAKGYALYGSDIYPVDISQSENLLWTGFINNCRLSYSQIPRCKYYALTAYDEGYNESLPVFIDVSETSPIPPEFKIIYSEKDGTLNFNTQNKYKYIVILDIMGQKIYQGIWRNKINLPNLQSGIYRILYADEKATYKGLFSHIKY, from the coding sequence ATGCTAAAAAAATTAGTATTTATTATATTCTTGTTTTTGGGGATTTTCAAAACATTTTCTCAACCGAAACATGAAATGCGGGCAGTATGGTTTACGACTAACTGGGGGCTAGACTGGCCACATGAAACGGTACGAGATTATATATCGAGGGAACAACAGAAAGGAGAGTTATGTCGTTTGTTGGATTGCGTAGAAGAATTGAATTTTAATGTCGTTTTTTTTCAGACTCGTCTCAGAGGGGATGTAATTTATACTTCGAAAAATGAACCTTGGAATGCTATATTAACAGGTGTATCTGGTAAAAATCCCGGATACGATCCATTAGAATATGCGGTAAGAAAATGTCATGAAAGAGGGCTCGAATGTCATGCCTGGATTGTATGTATTCCGATCGGAACTAATAAACAGGTTAAATTGCATGGGCGGAATTCTCTTGTGGCGAGGCATCGGGATTGGTGTATAAATATGAAAGGAGAGTGGTATCTCGATCCCGGACATCCGCAGGTTGCCGAATATTTGGCTTCGTTGGCTGCCGATATCGTGAGGCGTTATCAGGTAGATGGGATTCATCTTGATTATATAAGGTATCCGGATCAAGCATGGGCTTTTCCCGATAAAAATACGTATCGTAAATATGCTCGGAAGGGGGAATCACTTTCTCAATGGCGACAAAATAATATCGATCGTATCGTGTATACGATTTATAATGCGGTGAAGCAGGTACGTCATACTGTGAAAGTAAGTGCGGCTACGATAGGAAAATATAGATCTTTACCCGCATTTCCTTCATCGGGATGGAGTTGTATCGAATCGGTACATCAGGATGCTCAAAAATGGATGAAAGACGGGAAAATTGATTTTATCGTACCGATGTTGTACTTCAGTGAACGTTCTTTTTATCCATTTCTTGACGATTGGATAAAAAACAGTTATGGCCGGCCTGTAGTCAGTGGCTTGGGGGCCTATAGACTACAAAAGACTGAGGGAAATTGGAAATTGAACGATTTTCTGCGTCAGATATATGATGGAAGATATTTAGGTGCTTCAGGGCAGGCCTTTTATCGGTTGGAAAGTCTGGTTAAAAATGAAAAAGGAATTTATGACGAATTATATCATTGGGCATATCCTTTCCCCGCCTTATTACCCCGAATGCCATGGATAAGCGATTATGTGCCGGATACTCCTAAAGGCTTTCGAATAGAAAGTAATTTGTCTTTTATCGATTTTAAATGGGATAGAACCTTAAAAGCAAAAGGTTATGCTTTATATGGGTCTGATATATACCCTGTGGATATATCACAATCTGAAAATTTATTATGGACTGGATTTATAAATAATTGTCGATTGTCTTATTCACAGATACCTAGGTGCAAATATTATGCGCTTACTGCTTATGATGAAGGATATAACGAAAGTTTACCTGTTTTTATAGATGTTTCCGAAACTTCTCCGATACCGCCGGAATTTAAGATTATTTATTCGGAAAAAGACGGAACATTGAATTTTAATACGCAAAATAAATACAAGTATATTGTAATATTGGATATAATGGGACAAAAGATATATCAGGGTATATGGAGAAATAAAATAAATTTGCCAAATTTGCAAAGCGGAATATACCGTATATTATATGCCGATGAAAAGGCAACATATAAAGGATTATTTTCACACATAAAATATTAA
- a CDS encoding nitroreductase family protein, which yields MATRTFKEALKHRRSYYAINGNSPISDDDIKDILDFAITHVPSAFNSQSTRLVLLLKEHHHKFWNIVKEKLQKMLPEDRFIATKEKIEQSFDSGYGTILFFEDENVVKKLQENFPPYEAKFPVWSEQTSAMHQLAIWTMLEDSGLGASLQHYNPLIDEDIHRQWNIPENWQLIAQMPFGTPLKESEEKPKLPVSETVKTFK from the coding sequence ATGGCTACACGTACTTTTAAAGAAGCTTTAAAACACAGAAGATCTTATTATGCAATCAATGGAAATTCACCGATCTCAGATGACGATATAAAAGATATTCTCGATTTTGCGATAACACATGTTCCTTCTGCTTTTAATTCGCAATCGACAAGGCTCGTTCTTTTACTGAAAGAACATCATCATAAATTCTGGAATATCGTAAAAGAAAAATTACAAAAAATGTTACCCGAAGACCGGTTCATCGCAACCAAAGAAAAAATAGAACAATCTTTTGACTCAGGATATGGTACTATATTATTTTTTGAAGATGAAAATGTTGTAAAAAAACTACAAGAAAACTTTCCACCGTATGAAGCTAAATTCCCGGTATGGTCTGAACAAACATCAGCTATGCACCAATTAGCGATATGGACTATGCTCGAAGATTCCGGATTAGGAGCCTCACTACAACACTATAATCCGTTAATCGACGAAGATATACACCGGCAGTGGAATATTCCAGAAAACTGGCAGTTAATAGCACAAATGCCATTCGGTACTCCTTTGAAAGAATCCGAAGAAAAGCCTAAACTTCCTGTATCGGAAACTGTAAAAACATTTAAATAA
- a CDS encoding fibronectin type III domain-containing protein: protein MLKKILFSALALILYLEAYAEPVPYLQTPTHNSIWINWRTTNEKESKVLYGETTEALENITNGDAEFFTSTEDNNYSYTYHSVQLTGLKPDTRYFYKVISGDQQSNVYSFKTQPVPGSKGIYRFIILGDHQLQDDRYVRLMKGAKSIAEKKYGTPIEDHINLITNVGDQVNAGTLKEYDITHFKKSETLSPNLPIMTIIGNHDVAGNNPLKYYNDHFIYDKIEYKGIKSNSEYYYAMQQGRALFLMLSSEHAGMTQYKWAKQVIEKAIADDEIDWIFSYNHRPLQAEQYVGDVSEWVRDQIMPLLNKSEKSVMNVAGHHHLYHRGQLRDYPTYHIISGGASWDQRWGQGTEQDFDDVQKTIDYWPFQIVELNSETGTMTVETYVTGNQAETFAEPKLVDSFFRTFEKSKPEKPYIEALEPADAIELPYTFKSSAYSSQTGYDYNSVQFQVASDATFSDLEFDLIRDYENIYGKHPVGAKFVDLHKDINIFEQTLKKEDLHNGIHFIRVRHRDRNLEWSDWSEPVTFTTVNGIDGDPELELSKEKYLPDEEVSISFKFAPGESGQWIGIFREGQNPVNGVISTKWDYVSGSEGIITFSLEPGAYYATLFRDSGYDLLYRTKYFYVGVIPKLETESTVFEKGETIKVKFSNGPGLQKDWIGIYKEGQIPGSSSDQSLAWTYINSTSGECTFNNLPVGDYFVSYFIKEKYYEPAERIYFQVVEPTSVESEKSPILVAYQDAANQKLNVKYTTNIKESGTLFNLNGMAVKSFSFENYAIISTDDISAGVYILRINNETKKIIIQ, encoded by the coding sequence ATGTTAAAAAAAATCTTATTTTCAGCTTTAGCTCTGATTTTATACCTCGAAGCCTATGCCGAACCGGTTCCTTACTTACAAACACCAACTCATAATTCTATCTGGATTAATTGGAGAACAACTAATGAAAAAGAAAGTAAAGTTCTTTACGGAGAAACTACCGAAGCTCTCGAAAACATAACTAACGGGGACGCTGAGTTTTTTACCTCAACCGAAGATAACAATTATTCGTACACTTATCACAGCGTACAACTTACCGGTTTAAAGCCCGATACCCGCTACTTTTACAAAGTCATAAGTGGTGATCAACAATCGAATGTGTATAGTTTTAAAACCCAACCTGTTCCCGGCAGTAAAGGTATTTACCGGTTTATTATTCTGGGCGACCACCAGCTACAAGACGACAGGTATGTGCGCCTGATGAAAGGTGCGAAATCTATCGCCGAAAAAAAATACGGAACTCCCATCGAAGATCATATCAACTTAATTACAAACGTAGGAGACCAGGTGAATGCCGGAACATTGAAAGAATATGATATTACTCATTTTAAAAAATCGGAAACATTATCTCCCAACCTGCCGATCATGACAATTATAGGAAATCACGATGTTGCCGGTAATAATCCTCTTAAATATTATAACGATCATTTTATTTATGACAAAATAGAGTACAAAGGAATAAAAAGCAATTCTGAATATTATTATGCTATGCAGCAGGGACGAGCTTTATTCCTGATGCTAAGTTCGGAGCATGCCGGTATGACCCAATACAAATGGGCCAAACAAGTCATTGAAAAAGCAATCGCCGATGACGAAATAGACTGGATTTTCAGTTACAACCACCGCCCATTACAAGCCGAGCAATATGTAGGCGATGTATCGGAATGGGTAAGAGACCAGATTATGCCTTTATTAAATAAATCGGAAAAATCGGTTATGAATGTTGCCGGACATCACCATTTATACCACCGCGGACAATTACGCGATTATCCTACCTACCATATCATATCGGGCGGAGCATCCTGGGATCAACGCTGGGGCCAAGGAACAGAACAGGATTTCGATGACGTGCAAAAAACAATCGATTATTGGCCATTCCAGATCGTAGAACTCAATTCGGAAACAGGGACAATGACAGTAGAAACATATGTCACCGGAAACCAAGCAGAAACCTTCGCAGAACCGAAACTGGTCGATAGTTTTTTCCGTACCTTCGAAAAGAGTAAACCCGAGAAACCTTATATCGAAGCACTGGAGCCGGCCGATGCCATCGAGCTGCCCTATACATTTAAAAGCAGCGCTTATTCAAGCCAAACTGGTTACGATTACAATAGTGTACAATTTCAGGTAGCAAGCGACGCGACTTTCTCTGACCTCGAATTCGATCTGATACGGGATTACGAAAATATCTACGGAAAACATCCTGTAGGAGCCAAATTCGTTGATTTGCACAAAGATATCAACATATTTGAACAAACTTTGAAAAAAGAAGACCTGCATAACGGTATACATTTCATACGCGTGCGGCATCGCGACCGGAACTTAGAATGGTCGGATTGGTCTGAACCAGTAACTTTTACAACCGTAAACGGTATTGACGGAGATCCCGAACTCGAACTGTCCAAAGAAAAATATCTTCCAGACGAAGAAGTCAGCATATCTTTCAAATTTGCTCCGGGGGAGTCGGGACAATGGATCGGAATTTTCAGAGAAGGACAAAATCCTGTTAACGGAGTTATCTCTACAAAATGGGACTATGTATCGGGAAGTGAAGGAATAATTACATTTTCGTTGGAACCCGGTGCCTACTACGCAACTCTTTTTAGAGACAGCGGATACGACCTTTTATACCGTACAAAATATTTCTATGTAGGGGTTATACCCAAACTCGAAACTGAATCTACGGTTTTTGAGAAGGGTGAAACCATAAAAGTAAAATTTTCTAACGGTCCCGGATTACAGAAGGACTGGATAGGAATTTACAAAGAAGGACAAATTCCGGGAAGTAGTTCCGATCAGTCGCTGGCCTGGACCTATATCAATTCTACTTCGGGAGAATGTACTTTCAACAATTTACCGGTAGGAGATTATTTCGTTTCTTATTTTATAAAGGAAAAATATTACGAACCCGCAGAACGAATATATTTTCAGGTCGTCGAACCGACGTCAGTAGAATCCGAAAAAAGTCCCATACTGGTTGCATACCAGGATGCGGCAAACCAAAAATTAAACGTAAAATATACTACAAACATAAAAGAATCGGGTACACTCTTTAATCTTAACGGAATGGCTGTAAAAAGTTTTTCCTTTGAAAACTACGCTATAATATCAACAGATGATATTTCGGCGGGAGTATATATATTACGCATAAATAACGAAACAAAAAAGATTATTATTCAATAA
- a CDS encoding site-specific integrase, translating to MTAKNTEANFTNEILDRWEEAALRVISHFKKFYNTPLKEEFFKKLDEEFYIDDPNDRNIYFIDYINKYIERYRGVKSKDLINKFQRTRDKLIEYEKYLKKRLVFSDINIDFYNLFKEWFFEKGYSTNYFGNNIRNIKQIYTEAKVVDHIHNLSDINHRDFIGIKVDTDSIYLTEDELKKIYDFDFKISSIKNHFKDISDENAKKKIKSYKLVRDRFLIGAYTGLRVSDYGRLNELNIDDNFIRIRAKKTGKESIIPIHPYIRNILNNGFDPNIRVSDQKINEHIKEIARIAGITDKVLINKHIQGKYVQFEFEKCDLISTHTARRSFATNAYKAGVPVIAIMKITGHSKQSTFLKYIKVDEKENAEILSNHPFFK from the coding sequence GTGACGGCGAAGAATACGGAAGCAAATTTCACTAACGAAATTTTAGACAGGTGGGAGGAAGCCGCATTAAGGGTTATATCTCACTTTAAGAAGTTCTATAATACTCCTTTAAAGGAAGAGTTCTTTAAGAAACTGGACGAAGAATTTTATATTGATGACCCAAATGATAGAAATATTTACTTCATCGATTACATAAATAAATATATTGAACGATACCGGGGTGTTAAATCAAAGGATTTGATTAATAAATTTCAAAGAACCAGAGATAAACTAATTGAATATGAGAAATATTTAAAAAAAAGACTCGTATTCAGTGATATAAATATTGATTTCTACAACTTATTTAAGGAATGGTTCTTTGAAAAAGGTTATTCAACTAATTACTTCGGAAATAACATACGAAATATTAAACAAATATATACTGAGGCTAAGGTTGTAGATCATATTCATAATCTATCAGATATTAACCATAGGGATTTTATTGGCATAAAGGTAGATACCGATAGTATCTACCTTACGGAAGATGAACTAAAGAAAATATATGATTTTGATTTTAAAATTTCTTCAATAAAGAATCACTTTAAAGACATAAGTGATGAGAACGCAAAAAAGAAAATTAAATCCTATAAATTAGTTCGTGATCGATTCCTGATCGGCGCTTATACAGGGTTAAGAGTTTCGGATTACGGGCGTTTAAATGAACTAAATATTGATGATAATTTTATCAGGATAAGGGCGAAAAAGACCGGTAAAGAATCAATTATACCCATACATCCCTATATACGTAATATCTTAAATAATGGATTTGATCCGAACATTAGAGTATCAGATCAGAAAATAAACGAACACATCAAAGAAATTGCCCGTATTGCTGGAATAACCGATAAGGTATTAATAAATAAACATATTCAGGGTAAATATGTACAATTCGAATTTGAGAAATGCGATTTAATTTCAACACATACAGCCCGACGATCTTTTGCAACAAATGCCTATAAAGCCGGAGTACCGGTTATTGCCATTATGAAAATTACCGGCCATAGCAAACAATCGACTTTTTTAAAATACATAAAAGTCGATGAAAAAGAGAATGCCGAAATACTTTCAAATCATCCATTCTTTAAATAA